The nucleotide window CAAGCACGCGAGCCGTGAGTTGGGCCCCGAAAACCGGAGGTTTTCGGGGCCCAACTCACGGCTCGCGGAAGTGGGGGCGGGCTATTTGCGGGAGAAGAGCAGGGGCGCACCGAGGTAGGGGGTCCAGGCTGTGCGCTCGACCTCGTTGATCTTGCGAGGGCGGCCGCTCGCCGCATCCACCAGCACGATCGTGGTACTCGCCCTGGCGAACACCTGCGCCGGTTCCTGCCCGGCCGGGCTCCACACCTCGTAGCAGACGTCGAGGCTGGCCCCGCCGAGTTTGCCGATCCACAGCTGGATGTCGATGGGCGCGCGCAGGTACGGGATCGGTGCGAGGTACTCGATCTCCAGGCGCGCGATCAGCGTGAGCGTCGCGGCCCCTGGCCGGCCGTCGAGCACAGCGGTGCTCTCGCCGGTACCGGGCAGGTCCCCGCCCGGCTCGTCGTTCGACCAGAACGCCTGGATGCGCGCCTCCTCGAGGAGGCGCAGCATCTCGGCGTTGTTGACGTGGGCATACGCGTCGAGATCCGACCAGCGCAGCCGGATGGGAACGTGCAGCCGCATGGGTGACTAGTCCCTGGTGAGCTTGCGGTACGCGGACCGGTGCGGCTTGGCCGCATCCGGGCCGAGCCGCTCGATCTTGTTCTGCTCGTAGGACTCGAAGTTGCCCTCGAACCAGTACCAGTTGCCCGGGTCCTCCGCCGTGCCCTCATACGAGAGGATGTGCGTGGCGATGCGGTCGAGGAACCACCGGTCGTGGGTGATGACCACGGCGCAACCGGGGAATTCGAGCAGCGCGTTCTCGAGCGAACCGAGCGTCTCGACGTCCAGGTCGTTTGTCGGTTCGTCGAGCAGCAACAGGTTGCCGCCCTGCTTGAGCGTGAGGGCCAGGTTCAGGCGGTTCCGCTCACCACCGGAGAGCACACCGGCCTTCTTCTGCTGGTCGGGGCCCTTGAAGCCGAAGGTGGACACGTAGGCGCGCGAAGGCACCTCGGTCTTGCCGACCTGGATGTAATCCTGGCCGTCGGAGACGACCTCCCAGAGCGACTTGTTCGGGTCGATGCCGCCACGGGTCTGGTCGACATAGGAGATGTCGACGGTCTCGCCGATCTTGAGGTCACCGGCATCCAGCGGCTCGAGGCCCACGATGGTCTTGAACAGCGTGGTCTTACCCACACCGTTCGGGCCGATCACGCCGACGATGCCGTTGCGCGGCAGCGTGAACGAGAGGTCCTCGACGAGCACACGGTCGCCGAAGCCCTTCTTGAGCTTCTTGGCGTCGATGACCTGCGCGCCCAGGCGCGGGCCCACGGGGATCTGGATGTCTTCGAAGTCGAGCTTGCGTCCACGCTCGGCCTCGTTCACCATCTCCTCGTAGCGGGCCAGACGGGCCTTCGACTTGGCCTGACGGCCCTTGGCGTTGGACCGCACCCAGTCGAGTTCCTCGGCGAGGCGCTTGGAGAGCTTGGCGTCCTTCTTGCCCTGCACCTGCAGACGTTCCTGCTTCTTCTCCAGGTAGGTGGAGTAGTTGCCCTCGTACGGGTACAGGTGTCCGCGGTCGATCTCGGCGATCCACTCGGCCACGTGGTCGAGGAAGTACCGGTCGTGGGTGACGGCGAGCACGGCACCGGGGTACTTGGCGAGGTGCTGCTCGAGCCAGAGCACGCTTTCGGCGTCGAGGTGGTTAGTGGGCTCATCGAGGAGGAGCAGGTCGGGCTTCTGCAGCAACAGCTTGCACAGGGCAACACGGCGCTTCTCACCACCGGACAGGTCGACAACCGAGTAGTCGCCCGGCGGGGTGCGCAGCGCATCCATCGCCTGCTCCAGCTGAGAGTCGAGGTCCCAGGCGTCGGCGGCGTCGATCTCCTCCTGGAGGGTGCCCATCTCTTCGAGCAGCGTGTCGAAGTCCGCGTCGGGCTCGGCCAGCGCGGCGCTGATCTCGTTGAACCTGTCGACCTTGGCCTTGATCGGGCCGACGCCTTCCTGCACGTTCTCGAGCACGGTCTTGCTCTCGTCCAGCTGCGGCTCCTGCATCAGGATGCCCACGGTGTATCCGGGCGAGAGCCTGGCCTCACCGTTGCTGGGGGTGTCGAGCCCGGCCATGATCTTGAGGATCGTGGACTTACCGGCGCCGTTGGGCCCCACCACGCCGATCTTGGCTCCGGGGAAGAACGACATTGTGACGTCGTCGAGGATGAGCTTGTCGCCAATGGCCTTGCGCGCACGCACCATCGAGTAAATGAATTCAGCCATAGTGTTTACCAGTCTATTTGGCGCGTGGCTCCGACGAGACACGTTCCGGTTGCGAGCATGGGGGCGACGACGCTGTGAAAGCCGCCGGAGGACGGTCCGTTCTGGCCGACCAGGCACTCCGCGTTGAACTTCACGGCGAACTGGATGGAGTCGGCGGGCTTGCCCATGGTGGTCGTGTCTGCGGTGACTTCCAGGTGGTCCTTCTCGAAACCGGCAGCCACGAGGGCGTCGATGAGCGTCCGGCCGGGCGGGTTCGCCTCCGTCGCCAGTGTCGCGGTGATCACCGAATCGAAGTAGGGCAGGTTGTCGGTGGCGGTGCCAGTGGGCAGGAGCACCGGCGCGGCCGGTTCGGTGGGACTGGGTGCGGCCTCTGATGCGCTCGGCTCGGTGGTGCTGGCCGCCGTGCTGGGAGCAGGGGTGGCCGCCGTGCCGGCACAGCCGGCCAGGGCGAGGACCACGATCAGGCAGGCAGCCCCGGTCGCGGCCCAACGGGGACGTCCGGTCTGTCCGGTGAAAATGCGAGCCACGCGTCGTCCTCCCCCGCGGCCGCGCGCTGCGACCGAGAAGTCGAGTCTAGGCGGACTGTGTTTCCGGTTCGCTCTGAGCGGCCAGGGCGACGGCCGGCGCGGGCTGCTCACCGGCGGAGTGCTCAGCAGCAGGCTGCTCGACACCGCGCTGCTCGACACTGGGCTGCTCGACACCGGGCTGCTCGACACCGGGCTGTTCGACGGCCGAGGGCGGTGCGCTGCGCACGAGCGCCGTGGTTCCCCAGGCCAGATCGTGGCCGACGGCGTCGGCCTCCACTTCCACCGATGTGCCGGAGCGATCCTGGTTCTCCCAGTCCCGGATGCGCAACCGCCCGGTCACGAGCACATGCTCGCCCTTCTTCACCGAAGCCTCCACATTGTGCGCGAGCTGCCGGAAGCACGACACCGTGTACCAATTGGTGTCTGCGTCCACCCAGCTGTTCCGCACCCTGTCGAAACGGCGCTGGCGGCAGGCCAGCCGGAACGAGGCGATAGCCAGGCCGGAACTGGTGACGAGATGGCGCGGCGTAGTGGCCACGATGCCGGTGAGGGCGATGGTGTCGGTCACGGGATTCTCCTAGGCGGCACAAGGCTATGGCGGGCGGGCTGTGGCAGTCGGGCGGCACGCGCGACCCCGGGCCAGTCCTCGTGCCGGGTTCGTGTCCCGGGGCCGCGCTCTACCCAGACTCCCCTCGCCGTCGGCCGTCGTGCACGCGGCCTCCCCAGGTGTGCACAATCCGCCCCGCGCACCCCTGGGGAGGAGCACCGCTGGCGTAGCCGCGGATCTAGAGTGACTTCATGACCTTCGCTGCTGCAGAGAACCGTTATTCCGACATGCCGTACCGCCGAACCGGGCAGAGTGGCCTGAAACTCCCCGCGCTCTCCTTAGGGCTGTGGCACAATTTCGGCCACGAACGCCCCATCGACACCCAGCGCGGTATCCTGCGCCGGGCCTTCGACCTGGGTGTGACCCACTTCGACCTGGCCAACAATTACGGCCCGCCTCCCGGCTCGGCCGAGACCAACTTCGGCCGCATCTTCGCGGAGGACTTCCGCCCGTACCGCGACGAGATGATCATCTCCAGCAAGGCCGGCTACGACATGTGGGCAGGCCCATACGGCGACTTCGGCTCGCGCAAGTACCTGCTGTCGTCGCTGGATGCGAGCCTGGGTCGTCTGGGGCTGGACTATGTCGACATCTTCTACTCCCACCGCCCGGACCCTGAGACGCCCATCGAGGAGACCATGGGCGCCCTGGCCACGGCCGTGCAGTCCGGCAAGGCGCTCTACGCCGGCATCTCCAACTACAGCCCGGAGCAGACCGTCGCCGCCTACGCCGCCCTGGCCGAGCACAAGATCCCCCTGCTGATCCACCAGCCTCGCTACTCCATGTTCGACCGCCACATCGAGGACGGCCTGTTCCCGGTGCTCGACCAGCTCGGCATGGGCAGCATCGTGTTCTCCCCCCTCGCCCAGGGCCTGCTCACCGACCGCTACCTCGGCGGCTCCGTTCCGGCCGACTCCCGGGTGGCCACGAGCCGGTTCCTGAACGAGACCTCGCTCAGCGAGACCTATCTCGAGCGCGCCCGTGCCCTGAACAGCATCGCCGCGGACCGTGGCCAGACCCTCGCCCAGCTCGCCGTCACCTGGATCCTGCGCCAGCCGCAGGTGACCAGCGTGCTGGTGGGGGCCAGCAGCATCGGCCAGCTCGAGCAGACCGTCGCCGCTCTCGAGGCGCCGGCTCTCGATGCCGACGAGATCGCGAGCATCGAGCCGTACGCCGTGCACGGCACCGGCATGAACTGAACCCTGTCCCGACTGCCCGGCCTGCCGGCCGAGCCCGCCACCCGCGACCAGACCGGTCGCGGGTGGCGTCGTTAATGTGCCGGCAGGCTGCGTGCCGGCACCGGCACGGCGGATGTCGGTGGTCGGCTCTAGCCTGGCGTCATCCTCAATCCGGCCCCGCCGACACTTGGAGCACACCGTGATCACCCTGACTGCGCAGCCCCGCCCCACCACCATCGCCCATGCCGTCGGCCGCAGCAGCGGGCCCACCCTCGTCGCCGTCCGCGACGGCCTCTGGCGGGTGGTGGACCGCACCGGCGCGGTCCTCGGCCACATCGAACGCCAGGCGCAGGACGACGGCGACCGGTACCTCGCCCGTCGGATCGTGATGTCCACCAGACGCATCGAGCTCGGCGCCTTCTGGCGCATGGACGACGCCGCGGACTGCTTCCGCTGAGCCTCCGGCGGATGCCCGGGCGCGGGAACCCGGGCCGGGTCCCCTGGCGCCGCTACGCTGAAACGATGCTGCCCCAGCCCACTGCCCCGTCATCCGGCCCGCGCTCCTCCGGCCCGGCCGCGGCCGGACCGGTCCGCGACGCCTGGACCGGTGTGCGCTTCCTCGGCCGCGGCTTCGGCATGTGGGTGACCTCGCCACGGCTGATGCTGCTCGGCGCCATCCCCGCCCTCCTCGTGGGCATCGTGTACCTGGCCGGCATTGTGATCCTGATCGTGAATCTCGACGGCATCGTGGTGTGGGCGACCCCGTTCGCCACCGGCTGGGCGGAGCCCCTGCTGGTGAGCACCAGGGTGGCCGCAGCCCTGGTCTTCGTGATCGTGGCCGCCCTCTTCGCGGTCTACACCTTCACGGCCGTCACCCTCGTGGTCGGCGACCCGTTCTACGAGCGCATCTGGCGTGAGGTCGAGACGAGGTTGGGCGATGCGCCGGCCGAGGTGAAGCAGAGTCTGCTGGGTGCGGTCGGCCGCGGCATCATCGACGGCATCCGGCTTCTCGTCCCGGCCGTCGGTGTGGGCATCCTGCTGCTGGCCTGCGGGTTCATCCCGCTCGTCGGTCCGCTCGCGGTGGCTGTCGTCGGCGCCCTGTTCGGCGGCTGGCTTCTGGTCGTCGAGCTCACCGGCTTCGCCTTCGACGCCCGCGGGTTCAGCCTCAACGAACGGCGCCGCGCGCTGCGTTCCCGCCGCGCCGTCGCCCTGGGATTCGGGGCGGCGTCCTACCTGGTCTTCCTGGTGCCGTTCGCGGCCATCGTCGCGATGCCCTCGGCCGTGGCCGGTGCCGCGATGCTCAGCCGCGACACCGTGGACAGGCTCGCGCTTCCCGCCACGGACTGAGGCGCTCGCGAGCGGTTTGAGCTGGTTATCCGGCCACGCCGCCACGGCTACCGCCGAACAGGTCCCCTGGGAGGTAGCCTTCCGCACATGCAGTGGTGGAATGATTTCGTAACCTGGCTCTCAGCGACCAGGAACCAGCCCGTGATTTTCAGCGCCGTGGTGCTGATCGTCGCCATTATCGTGGCCAGCCTGCTGGCAGCGTGGATCGCCAAGAGCGCCATCAAGCGCCTCCTGGACCAGCACGACCGTGAGCTGAGGGCCGCGGCCATCGGCACCATCGTCGACGCCGCGACCGAGGCATCCGTGTGGAACTCGCTCACGCCGCAGGAACAGGTGATGAACGACCGTGCCGTGGGCATGGCCGACATCCAGGTGCGACTGCTGCCGGTGAAGGGCTCCAGCATTGCCGCCGACTGGGCAGCGCATCAGCTCGCCGAGCTCAAGCGCACCTCCGCCACCTTCGGATACCAGCTCGAGCCGGCTCTCGTCGAGTTCCGCGACCGCCTGATCGAGTGGCAGACCAAGCCGTCCCGCGCTCGCAAGATCTTCCAGGCCGACATCGAGCGCTGGAAAGCCCAGAACTCGTCGACGGAGAAGAATCTCATCGCCGACCAGGATGCCTGGGTGGCCCAGCAGCACCACGACCAGTTCGCCGCACCGACCGCGGCTCCCGCCGCACAGCCGATCGGATACGTGCCCGCCGCGCCTGCGCCGGAGACCCAGCGCCTCCTCGACGACGTTCAGGCTCTCGAAGTGCGCCCCGCGCCGCTGCCGAACCCGTAACGTCCCCCACCGTCAAACGCCGGTCCGCTCTCGAGCGGGCCGGCGTTTCTCGTGCCCACGGGCTCCCGGCGCACAGACCGCGATCACCCTGGTCACCTGGTTTCCGACGATGCCCGCGGGCTCGCTCCAGGGCCTCGTTCTGGAAACCGACGACCTCGACGGCGACGTGGCGCGCCTGGCCACGGCGGGGATCATCAGCGCACACGGCAGCGAGACCGCGCCGTGGGCACGATTCGCCCAGATCACGGATCCCGACGGCAACGGCCTCGTTCTGCAGGAGACTGCCCCGCAACCCTGAGCTCAGCGCCCGCCGCTTCGGCTGCCGACTCCGGCTATTTCCACCAGTCGTCGAAGAGGGATGCCGGCACCTGACGCTTGTGCTCCGTGCTCAGGTAGCGGCGCTCGATCGCCATCGCGATGTCGTCGTCGACCGGCTTGCCCTCGAGGAAGTCGTCGATGTGCTCGTACTGCATGCCGAGGTTGGCCTCGTCGGTCTGGCCAGGGTTGTCGTCCAGCAGATCGGCAGTCGGAGCCTTGAGGTAGAGGTGCTCCGGGGCGCCCAGCGCCATCAGCAACGCCCGGCCCTGCCGCTTGGTGAGACCCGTCAGGGGCAGCAGGTCCGCACCTCCGTCGCCGTATTTCGTGAAGAACCCGGTCACCGCCTCCGCGGCGTGATCGGTGCCCACCACCAGCAGCCCCTGGGCGCCGGCGATGGCATACTGCGCGATCATGCGGGCGCGCGCCTTGACGTTTCCCTTGTCGAAGTCGGGCAGCGCCGCCCCGGTGCTGTCGGCGAATTCGGCTTCGAAACCGTCCACCGCACGCTGGATATTGAAGGTGAGGTTCGACTGCGGCGCGATGAACTCCAACGCCAGCTGCGCGTCATCCTCGTCGCGTTGCACGGCATACGGCAGGCGCACCGGCACGAACCGCAGGGTGTGGCCCTCGACGGTGAGTTCCTCGATCGCGAGCTGGCAGAGCCGGCCGG belongs to Cryobacterium sp. SO2 and includes:
- a CDS encoding VOC family protein, with product MPAGSLQGLVLETDDLDGDVARLATAGIISAHGSETAPWARFAQITDPDGNGLVLQETAPQP
- the ettA gene encoding energy-dependent translational throttle protein EttA, giving the protein MAEFIYSMVRARKAIGDKLILDDVTMSFFPGAKIGVVGPNGAGKSTILKIMAGLDTPSNGEARLSPGYTVGILMQEPQLDESKTVLENVQEGVGPIKAKVDRFNEISAALAEPDADFDTLLEEMGTLQEEIDAADAWDLDSQLEQAMDALRTPPGDYSVVDLSGGEKRRVALCKLLLQKPDLLLLDEPTNHLDAESVLWLEQHLAKYPGAVLAVTHDRYFLDHVAEWIAEIDRGHLYPYEGNYSTYLEKKQERLQVQGKKDAKLSKRLAEELDWVRSNAKGRQAKSKARLARYEEMVNEAERGRKLDFEDIQIPVGPRLGAQVIDAKKLKKGFGDRVLVEDLSFTLPRNGIVGVIGPNGVGKTTLFKTIVGLEPLDAGDLKIGETVDISYVDQTRGGIDPNKSLWEVVSDGQDYIQVGKTEVPSRAYVSTFGFKGPDQQKKAGVLSGGERNRLNLALTLKQGGNLLLLDEPTNDLDVETLGSLENALLEFPGCAVVITHDRWFLDRIATHILSYEGTAEDPGNWYWFEGNFESYEQNKIERLGPDAAKPHRSAYRKLTRD
- the nadE gene encoding ammonia-dependent NAD(+) synthetase; translation: MRELQARIIAELHVTPSIDPAAEIRRRVDFLKDYLLASGAKGLILGISGGQDSSLAGRLCQLAIEELTVEGHTLRFVPVRLPYAVQRDEDDAQLALEFIAPQSNLTFNIQRAVDGFEAEFADSTGAALPDFDKGNVKARARMIAQYAIAGAQGLLVVGTDHAAEAVTGFFTKYGDGGADLLPLTGLTKRQGRALLMALGAPEHLYLKAPTADLLDDNPGQTDEANLGMQYEHIDDFLEGKPVDDDIAMAIERRYLSTEHKRQVPASLFDDWWK
- the ssb gene encoding single-stranded DNA-binding protein — protein: MTDTIALTGIVATTPRHLVTSSGLAIASFRLACRQRRFDRVRNSWVDADTNWYTVSCFRQLAHNVEASVKKGEHVLVTGRLRIRDWENQDRSGTSVEVEADAVGHDLAWGTTALVRSAPPSAVEQPGVEQPGVEQPSVEQRGVEQPAAEHSAGEQPAPAVALAAQSEPETQSA
- a CDS encoding aldo/keto reductase, whose product is MTFAAAENRYSDMPYRRTGQSGLKLPALSLGLWHNFGHERPIDTQRGILRRAFDLGVTHFDLANNYGPPPGSAETNFGRIFAEDFRPYRDEMIISSKAGYDMWAGPYGDFGSRKYLLSSLDASLGRLGLDYVDIFYSHRPDPETPIEETMGALATAVQSGKALYAGISNYSPEQTVAAYAALAEHKIPLLIHQPRYSMFDRHIEDGLFPVLDQLGMGSIVFSPLAQGLLTDRYLGGSVPADSRVATSRFLNETSLSETYLERARALNSIAADRGQTLAQLAVTWILRQPQVTSVLVGASSIGQLEQTVAALEAPALDADEIASIEPYAVHGTGMN
- a CDS encoding thioesterase family protein; this translates as MRLHVPIRLRWSDLDAYAHVNNAEMLRLLEEARIQAFWSNDEPGGDLPGTGESTAVLDGRPGAATLTLIARLEIEYLAPIPYLRAPIDIQLWIGKLGGASLDVCYEVWSPAGQEPAQVFARASTTIVLVDAASGRPRKINEVERTAWTPYLGAPLLFSRK
- a CDS encoding EI24 domain-containing protein; protein product: MLPQPTAPSSGPRSSGPAAAGPVRDAWTGVRFLGRGFGMWVTSPRLMLLGAIPALLVGIVYLAGIVILIVNLDGIVVWATPFATGWAEPLLVSTRVAAALVFVIVAALFAVYTFTAVTLVVGDPFYERIWREVETRLGDAPAEVKQSLLGAVGRGIIDGIRLLVPAVGVGILLLACGFIPLVGPLAVAVVGALFGGWLLVVELTGFAFDARGFSLNERRRALRSRRAVALGFGAASYLVFLVPFAAIVAMPSAVAGAAMLSRDTVDRLALPATD